The following is a genomic window from Pedobacter sp. KBS0701.
TCGCATGAATTTCAACAAAATAAACGGTATCCAATTTATTATTGATCTTCACCTGTGCCTGCATCATATAAGGAAAACGGCCCGATGACCAGTTTTTGTAGGGGGTACCATCGGCACTGGTTGCGGGTACAGCAGGGTTATAGGTATCTCTTAAAATGCCTAAAGTCGAAATTGGTTTAATCAGATCGGTGCGATACATAAAAGCCAGTTTTTGTGCCAACGGATAGTCTGCATCAGCTTTATCATCAGCATAGGATCCAAATTCGCTGAATAAAACATTATATCCTGCCGGTAAAACGGTATTTCTGAACAAAGTGGTATCTACCACCTCTGCAAAACCATAAATATCTGCATTTAGATTGTTCACTACGGTTTTAACGTTAGCCGCCTGTAATACATCGTTCGATGGATCCTGAGCTGGGCTGCCAAACCATTCAATGTTCCAGTTCACTACTTCTAATGTGTTGGCAATATCAAAGGTGTTTCCGGTTAAGGCAACGGTTTTATTTGCCGAACCGGTAGTAACAATGCTTACATTGCCGGTATAACTGGTATTCACTACCGTTGGCGAAAATTTAGCATAAACTGTTGGCGAAGTATTGTTGATGTCGGCTTTTTGATAAGTGATGGTACTGCTATAGGCTCCGGCACTTGTTTTTGATAAGGTGAAATTAGCAGGAGCAGTTAAGGTGACATCGCCTGTTAAGTTGCCTGCAGAAAAACCAAAGCTATTTGCAGCAGAAGTGGTATTAACCGCCTGGAAACCAAAACTAAGGCTTGATGGCGAAGTGGTAATATCAACCGCTGGCGGTGTGCTCGAATTGGTTACCGCAAAATCATCAACTGTCCAGCGGCTGGCTGATGAAGTGGTCGAGTTATATACAATAGCGATATAAATTGGCGTTGCTTTGTAGGCTGATAAATCTATATTGTCTGATTTGGTCCATTTATCACTACCCGTTTCAGGGAATTTACCATCTAAACTGGTCCATGTAGCCAGTGCAGGATTACCCGAACCGGTATAGTTTGTAGAAATTTTAAGTTGTAATTTATCACCTGCGAAAGCAGATCTTGTCCAGAAAGATAAAATAGCATAGTTAAATGAAGAAATATTTAAGACTGGAGAAATCAACCAGTCCTCATTTAAGATATTACCGCCAGAATAACCATTAATCTGGAGGGCATTTCCTGCGCTCGCCACACCTGTAGGGTCGCTTGCGTCATGTCCGAAGGTAGTAGTACAGCCCCAGGTTTGCGGACCTGTTACGCTGTATTGGTAAAAACCATCAGACAAGGCAGAACTGCCTACTGTTGTACAGTTTTCAAAATTGAAAGCCGTTTGGTTAGGATCTACCGACGCACCGGTTAATGAAAGTGGAACCGAGGTTGCACCTGAACTGGTGTGTAAAACGGCACCGGCTGAGTTGCCCACAGCTGTTGGGCTAAATTTTACATACACCGTTTGATTGGCGGCTAAATCTGCTACACTATAACTTAATGTAGTAGAAAAAGTAACGTTATCTTTAGAAATAGAATAAGGTGCTGTTGTTGTTAAAGTAGTGGCATTGGTTAAGTTTCCGGCCGAGAGTACATAGCTTTTTGAAGCTGATGTGGTATTTATTGCCTGGTTACTGAAAGCCAGGGTTTTTGGCGCAACAACTAAATAGGGGCCAGTTGTTGAAGTGGGTTCAGTTACCGAGCTGTTTTGCGGATTTGGTATCCTTGGTACAAAATCTAAAGAATTTTCATCGCTATCGTATCCATTACCTGCAAATTCTTCTGTACCACCAATGCCCATGGTGGTGGCATTTGATGTTGCACTTGCTTTTCTTTCAATTGATGTGGTGTTGGTTGTGGCAGGCGCAGGAGCTATACCTTCGTAGCCATTTGCTGTTCCATAACCAACTTTATCAATAATATTTGCATTAACCGGATTGGCACCTGTTTGAGGGGTAGCTAAATTGCTTAACAATACTTTTCCTGTTGTACCCGATAAGGTGAGTGTACCAATCTTATCAGGTGTTGGTAAATCTAATGTACCACCTGTACCCGCTGCCAGTTGGATCAGGTAAAAACCTTTTGAGGCGATAGAACCCGATAAGGTTGTTGCTGCCCAGCTGCCCGTACCGGTAGCACTGGCGTACTGTACGCTCCAGCCGGTTAAATCTACAGCACTAAGCGTTGGGTTGTACAACTCGATAAAGTCATTTTTATAGGTAGCACCGCTGTTGCCGCCACCGCCATAAACTTCAGAAATGACCACGTGATTGGCACCTGCTGGTTCTTTTGTCGAAGTGTTTTGCGGGTTTGGAGCCGTAACTACAAAATCGGTACTGTTGTTATCGGTATCGTAACTGTTTCCATTAAACTCTTCAGCACCCCCAACGGCTAAAGTTGCTGCTGTTGAAGTTGCACTTGCTTTACGTTCAATTGAAGTTGTATTGGAGATTACGGGGGTAGGTGCGGTTTCGAAACCGGTGGCTGTTGGGCCAAAGCCTACTTTATCAACTACCGCAGTGGTTGATGGATTGGCACCAGTTAAAAGCACATTTGAATTGCTTAAAATTACTTTTCCGGTTGTACCGGATAAGGTTAAAGTTCCGGTTGCATCTGGTGTAGGCAAATTAACCGTTCCACCTGCTCCAATAGCTTCCTGGATCAAGTAGAAACTTTTTGCAGGTATGCTACCCGTTAAATCTGTTTTTGCCCAGGTGCCTGTTCCGGTAGCATTTAAATACTGTACACTCCAGCCGGTTAAATCAACCGTGGTGTTATCAGGGTTATATAATTCGATAAAATCATTTTTGAAGGTTGCGCCGGTGTTTCCGCCGCCACCATAAATTTCAGATATTACAACGTGGGTTGGCGCTGCGGGTGGAGTTGTGCCCATACCTGCCGTAATAATGTTCTGTGTGCTTGCACCAGTGCTCGAAATACTAATATTGCCAGATGCAGCGGATGGTGTTGTAGGGCTAAAACGCGCAGAGACCGTTTTGCTTGTGGCAAGCTCAGCGCCAGTATAAACTAGCGAAGCGCTATAAGTAATATTATCTTTTGATAGATAAAAAGGTGCTGTAGTGGTAATATTTACCACATCGGTTAAGCCCGTGGCGTTTAAACTAAAGGTTTGTGCCGTAGAATTGGTGCCTGTATTTTGAGAACCAAAATCGAAAGCCGTTTGGTCTACTGTTAAAATTGTTGATAGTCCATTTCCGCTTACCGCAACATTAACCGGGCTGGCACCAGTGCTGGTATTAGTAATATTGCCACTGGCATTGCCGCCTGAAGTTGGACTGAAACGTACATAAACAAATGGAGATGCAGCCACTTCGGCTGTGGTATAACTGATGGAATTGCTGAAAGCGATATTATCTTTAGATACAAAGAAAGGTGCGGTCGAATTTATTAAAACAGCAGCCGTCAAATTGGCTCCTCCTAATGTATAACTTTGTGCTGTAGAATTTGAATTGATGTTTTGATCGCCAAAAAGAAACGTTGTATTTGAGGCTGATAAAACCGGCGTAGTTGTAGTATTGCCCTTTGGCGTGATGCTAAAATCGTCAATAGTGTAAATGCCATCGCTTCCTAAATCGTCTGTATCTGTCCAGCGGATATAAAGTGTAGCCCCATTTGCCCAGGTAATTGCGTTGATGCTTCCAGAAACAGGGGTTTGGTTTGCTGGTAAGTTACCATCAATGCCGGCTGCCGTGGTTGTTGTTGTTAACTTTTCGTTAAGCTCCATGTCGGTAAGCGGGAGCCAGGTGGCCGATGCGTCGGCAATACTGGTGGCATTGAAGCTATATTCGAAATTTAGTTTTTCGTTAACCGTAGCCGTTGAGCCAGTTCGCCACTGTTCCATTACGCCAGATAAATCGATTGAGGTTACGGTGGCACCGGTGTTATTCTGAAATCCGGCCCCAAATCTCGGTACTAACGCGCCAGAGGCAAGGCTTCCTAACGAACGGTCGGCAGCTCCTGCTGTTCCTGCATTGTAAGCGGCTCCACTATTTGACGAAGCGGTGTAAACCGTTAACGTTAAGGCCGAACCAACGGCTGCGGCGTTTGTGCCGCCCGCTTTAACGGCACTCCATCCGGCAACTGTCGAAGTTCCTGTTGCGGTTATGCCGTCAAAATTTTCTGCTTTAGCGGTATTTATTGCAGTTAATGAAACCTGGGCAGATAAATAATCCGAGAAAACCAGAAAAAATAAAATGAGAAGTAAAAATCTTTTCATAGAATAAGTTTTATTTATAGCAAATGTATAGGCAAAAGCCTTATTATCAGATTAACTTAATGTTAATTTAGGTAATTGTGGAAAAATAAATGTAATGAGGAATAATTTTATGATTATGCCGACGTTGACGTGCTTTTTGTATTTCAGTTTAAATATTAGACTACACTATCATTGACAGTTTGGAATACAAGGGGCGTCATCTCGACTGGAGTGCAACGGAATGAAGAGATCTTGGAACAAATTATTGAAATTAAATTAAAGATTTTGCTTCGCAGAGCCTTCGGGTTCTCCACTCCGCTCGAAATGGCGGTACTTAGAGTCCGTTTATCGTCTTAAAATTAAAATCCACTGTTATTTATTTTGGTTTTTATGAAATAGACCATCATGACTTTGGTTGTTATCATGATATTGCTATTGATGTTCCCGCTGATTTAAAGAGATAAACGCAAATCTTATCATATAAAGGTTTGCGCCTGGTGATGCATACTTTGTTATTAAGCCTGATTGTAACGGAAATCCCGATTGTTTTATCGGGAGAGGACTTGAAGAGTAAAGCAGGACAGGAGGCGGCCACAAAGAACCTTAAATTCACTTCTAAAAAAGCAATCTAATATATCCCTGATCAAACAGGTTTCCAGCTTATTCACGCAATTTTTATAAGTAAGATATTATAAATACTCTTCAATATTTCCTTTACCCTCACGGATGACTTCAAACTCGCCGGTGGTACAATCAATTACAGTAGAGGCTTCATTATCGCCATAACCGCCATCTATTACCAGGTCTACCAGGTCTTCATATTTTTCGTGGATCAATTCCGGATCGGTAGAATATTCGATTACATCATCGTCATCTTTTATGGAAGTTGATAGGATAGGATTGCCAAGTTCTTTGACAATACAGCGTGCAATGTTGTTGTCGGGTACACGGATACCGACCGTTTTTTTATTCGAACTTAATAATTTGGGTACGTTGTTATTCGCATTAAAAATAAAGGTAAAAGGGCCTGGTAGCGCTTTTTTTAATACCCTGAAAGTGGTATTGTCAATCGGTTTAATGTAATCAGAAATGTGCTTTAAATCATGGCAGATAAAAGAAAAGTTGGCTTTCTCGGGCTTGATGCCACGTAAGCGGCAAATTTTTTCGATAGCTTTAGGATTGGTAATATCGCAGCCCAAACCGTAAATGGTATCAGTTGGGTAGATGATCAAGCCACCTTTTTTCAGCACATCAACAACCTGTTCAATGGCTCTTTCGTTGGGGTTTTCCGGATAAATCTTAATAAGCATAGCGTAAAAATAACAATTTAATGGTGTCAGTTGTTTAATAATCCTAATCTTTGTACTAACAAAACATACGCTAATCTATTATTATGAGAAAAGCTTTCGTTGCGATTGCCGCATTTTTAATTGCCCTAACCATTATGCTGGGTTTGTACCATCCTTTTTTATGGTGGACATTCATCTTCACCGGTCCTTTTGTAATTCTTGGTATTTACGATTTATACCAGCCTAAACACAGTATCGTAAGAAATTACCCTGTTTTCGGGCGTTTAAGGTATTTTATGGAAGAGTTAAGGCCGAAAGTATATCAATACTTTGTAGAAAGCGATACCAACGGTACGCCTTATAACAGGCTAAACCGCTCTTTGATCTATCAACGTGCTAAAAAAGACAACGATACCATTCCCTTCGGAACGCAGTTGAATGTTTACGATAATGGCTACGAATGGTTAAGCCACAGTATTGCTGCGATTTCACACCATGAGCTGAATTTAGATCCGCGAGTTACCGTTGGTGGGCCAGATTGTAAGAAGCCTTACTCGGCCAGTATCTATAACATTTCTGCCATGAGTTTTGGCTCCTTAAGTCAGAATGCCATTTTAGCTTTAAATGGTGGTGCTAAAATGGGCAACTTTGCCCACAATACGGGTGAGGGTGGCATCAGCGATTATCACCGTCAGCCAGGTGGCGATTTAATCTGGCAGATTGGTACAGGATATTTTGGCTGCCGTAATGCCGACGGAACTTTCAACTACGAAGCTTATGCAGAAAGGGCACAAACGGATCAGGTAAAAATGATCGAGATTAAACTTTCGCAAGGCGCTAAACCAGGACATGGTGGTATGTTACCAGCCAAAAAGGTAACACCAGAGGTTGCCAGGATTCGTTTAGTGCCCGAAGGTAAAGATGTCTTGTCTCCGCCGGCTCACTCCGCTTTTAATACACCTATCGGTTTATTGGAGTTTGTTAAAAAACTCCGCGATTTATCAGGTGGCAAACCCGTAGGCTTTAAACTGTGCATCGGTCGTAAAAGTGAGTTTTATGCCATTTGCAAAGCTATGGTAGAAACCGGAATTTACCCTGACTTTATCACTGTTGATGGTGGTGAGGGTGGAACAGGTGCTGCGCCGCAGGAGTTTTCGAATTCGGTAGGTATGCCCCTGCGCGAAGGTGTGGCATTTGTGTATGATGTTTTAAATGGTTTTGATCTGAAAAAACACATTAAAATAATTGCTTCAGGTAAAGTTGCAACAGGTTTCGATCTGGTTAAAAATATAGCCCTTGGTGCCGATATGTGTAATGCTGCCCGCGGAATGATGTTCGCTTTGGGTTGTATTCAGGCTTTAGAATGTAACAGCAATACCTGCCCGACAGGAGTGGCCACGCAAGATCAGAGTTTAATGAAGGGCCTGGTAGTGGAAGATAAAACGGTTCGCGTTAAAAACTTCCATAACCTAACCGTAGCCAGTGCGGTAGAATTATTAGGTGCAGCGGGTTTAAGAGAAACACATCAGTTAAGCAGGGCCTATATCAACAGGCGCGTAAGCCCAAGTGTAATGCAGAGTTATCTGGAGACTTTTCCCTATATCCCTGCAGGCAGTTTGTTACAAACGCCTTATCCAACCCGTTACGAACTGGGAATGGCATTGAGTACTTCGGCCAGTTTTGCCCCAACAGATTATAAAGTTTCGGCGGTAGATTACGCACACGCCAATCCGTATGGTGATAGCATGCATGATGATGGACGATAACAGCCAGGGATAACTTACGAAGTTTCAAAGGGCAAAGGACGCTAGCGTTGGCAGAACTTCGTAAGTCTTTTCCGTATCGCCTTGGTTTTGGGCTATTTTTGGAAAAGCAGGTGCAGTAGCATTTGGGTTTGTTCAGTCCTGCTTTTTGCTGCAAGTCCAACGCTGCGGGCTTTCCGCGTCAATCAGGTTTAAGTGGCAAGTAATGAAGAGGTATTAACGGATTAATCAGCAAATATTCAATCGGAACGGAAACCACCAATTTGCAACAATATGATCGCGAATGAATCGTCATCTCGACCGTAGTGGAGAGATCTTTTAATATGGTCCAAAGATCTCTCCATTTCGTTGCACTTCAGTCGAGATGACGCCGATTTTTAGAATATATCATTAATAGGAGATAACTTCTGGAGTTTTCCCGTTGGTATAAAAAAAAGAAGTCAAGTTTTTAAACTTGACTTCTTTGATAATAGGCTATTTGTTTTCCCTAAACCCTAAACCCTAAACCTTCCTAAAACTCTGCGTTTTTCGGAAATCTCGGGAAAGCGATTACGTCACGAATGTTGGTCATTCCGGTTACGAACAATACTAAACGCTCAAAACCTAAACCAAAACCTGAGTGCGGTGCCGAGCCAAAACGGCGGGTATCTAAATACCACCAAAGCTCATCTTGCGGGATATTTAAATCTTCCATACGTTTCGTTAAACGATCCAAACGTTCTTCACGTTGCGATCCGCCAATCATTTCTCCAATACCCGGGAATAAGATATCCATGGCTGCAACCGTTTGTCTGCCTTCCGCATCTGGTTCGTTCTGGCGCATGTAGAACGATTTAATATCAGCAGGATAATCGGTTAAGATGACCGGTTTTTTAAAGTGTTTTTCCACCAGGTAACGTTCATGCTCACTTTGTAAATCAGCACCCCATTCATCAATCAGGTATTTAAACTGTTTCTTCTGGTTCGGTTTAGAAGACTTTAAAATCCTGATTGCCTCGGTATACGTTAAACGTTCAAATTCGTTGGCTAAACAGAAATCTAGCTTTTCTAAAAGGCTAAATTCGCTGCGTTCGTTCTGCGGTTTTTGTTTATCCTCTTCAGCTAAACGGGTATTTAAGAATTCTAATTCATCTTTGCAGTTATCTAAAGCATATTTTATGACATACTTCATCATATCTTCTGCAAGCTGCATGTTGTCTTCTAAATCTGCAAAAGCAACTTCGGGTTCAATCATCCAGAATTCTGCCAGGTGACGTGTAGTATTCGAATTTTCTGCCCTGAAAGTAGGGCCGAAAGTATAAATCTGTCCGAAAGCCATTGCTGCCAGTTCACCTTCCAATTGTCCGGATACAGTTAAGTTGGTTGCACGGGCAAAGAAATCCTGCGAGAAATCTACCTTACCGTCTTCCGTTCGTGGTGTATTATCGAAATCCAAAGTGGTTACTTTAAACATTTCGCCTGCACCTTCCGCATCACTTGCGGTAATTACAGGGGTATGCATGTACACAAAACCACGATCGTTGTAGAATTGGTGGATGGCAAAGGCCAAGGCATGACGCACCTTAAAAACCGCGTTAAAAGTATTGGTACGGAAACGCAGGTGTGCAATTTCGCGTAAAAACTCTAAACTGTGTTTCTTTGGTTGTAATGGAAACTTTTCAGGATCGCTATCGCCCAAAATTTCTACCGTTGTTGCCTTGATTTCGACAGATTGACCTTTACCAAGTGATTCGATCAATTTACCTGTTGCAGAAATGGCCGCGCCAGTTGTTATTCTTTTTAACAGCTCATCAGGTAAATTATTAAAATCGATCACAACCTGGATATTGCCCATGCAAGATCCGTCATTTAAGGCAATAAACTGATTATTACGGAAAGTTCTAACCCATCCCATAACCCTTACTTCTGTGTCAAATGCTGTCGACTTTAATAAATCTTTAATTTGCTGTCTCTTAATCATATTGTTATTTGTAAAAGGCGCAAATTTAGAAAAAAAATGTATCAGTTAGCAGGTTTCAGTATACAGTTTTCAGTTTTTTAGCATGAATCCGCTGCCAACTGAAAATTGCGAACTGTCAATTGCCAAGTCTTATCGTAAATTCTTATCTTGAAAAGATTTACAGCTAAAGACAATTTTAACATATCCATCTACAGCACCTCATGAATAAGTTTGATATAGATAAACAAACCCTAACTGATTTAAACATATTTGAGGTTCATGGCTTAAATAAAAGTATTTTTTCTCTGTTCAAACTTACTTCTACAATTAAAGGCAATGATAAATTATCTGAAATTTTCAGATTGCCTTCCACAGATATTAAGATCATTACGGAAAGACAAGGTTTAATCAAATATCTATCCAATTATAACGAAGATTTAAACTTTGACTATACGAACATAGACTTTATTGAAAGTTATCTGGAGCAGAATGGTAAAATCAAATTCTATTCAAAGATTTCGGCATTAACTAAGTCTATCAATTATTTCTTTTATCCAAATCAGGCATATTATTTAAAAGAAAAAGGCATAAAGGAAATTATCTCTTTGCTTAAGAAGCTTACTGAAGTCTTTGCGACACTAGATCAAGAGGTTAAGCCTGCGCTGGTTAAAGAATTTAATGAGGTTGCTGGAATTTTATTTAAGCAAAAATTAATTAAAGCTATTGTTGAGCGGTTTGAGAAAAAGATTAACTTATTCGAATTAGAAGAGCTGGATTTTATGTTTAGGGGATCTGAGCTAATGACAATCAAGCGGTTTTTAGATTTAGTTTACCAAATTGATGCCTATTATGCTGTTGTTAAGGCAGCCAGGAAATACAATTTAGCCTTGCCAAATGTAAATGCAAAAGAGTCCCATCTGCGTATTAAAGGTGTTTTTCATCCTTTTTTAAATCACCCGGTTGCTAATGATATTGAATTTGAAATTGGTAAGAACGTCTGTTTCCTAACGGGAAGTAATATGGCTGGGAAATCTACTTTTTTAAAATCTGTTGGGATTTCTGTTTATCTGGCTCATTTAGGTTTTCCTGTTCCTGCAACCTATATGGAGACAGGAATTTGGCAAGGATTGGTGTCGACCATAAACTTGCCTGATAATTTAAATGAAGGGTTTAGCCATTTTTACAATGAAGTTTTAAGGGTAAAGTATGTTGCAGAGAAGATTAAAGTTTCTAAAAATATTTTTGTAATTTTTGATGAGCTGTTTAGGGGTACGAATGTTAAAGATGCATTTGACGGATCTTTATCTGTGATTAAATCATTTTCTGCAATAAAAGACTGTTATTTCATGATTTCAACTCATATTATTGAGGTTGCCGAAATATTAAAGGAGAATGAAAGTATTATGTTTAAATATCTATCTACCAAAATGGAGCACAACAAACCTACATTTACCTATAATCTTATGAATGGAATTACCGATGAACGGATAGGGATGTGGATTATTGAAAATGAAAAGATTGATGAAATTTTAAGCAGTAGAAATTTAGAATAGATTTCTACTGCTTTTTATGGCTGATGATATAAAACTATAAACTGCCTACTGTTGTTGTTGTTGCTGTTGTTGCTGCTGCATGGCTTCCATGTACTCCTGATAGCTGTTTTTGGTTCTCCCGGTAATTATTGATCCTGTGGGTTTGCTGTAATTCACCTCTTTTGGCTGGAAGTAAGTTTCCTGATCGTTAAAATCTTCATCATTATAACCTACAGATACATTAACTTCCATGATGTGTTCGAAGCCGCCTTTATAAACCCCTTTTACGGGTGAGCAGTCGGTAAAATTCCGGCCTACCGCCAGGCGGACATGGTTTTCGTTTACAATGCAATTATTGGTCGGGTCTAAACCTAGCCAGCCATATTCGGGCAGGTAAGCCTCCGCCCAGGCATGGGTTGCGCCTTCGCCCCGCATGCCGTCTCTGTTAGGGCAGATATAACCGCTTACATAACGTGCCGGGATGCCCGTTAAACGCAGCATGGCGGTTAATACATGTGCGAAATCCTGACAAACGCCCGCTTTTAGTTTTAGAATCTCCTCAATGGTGGTATCAACTGCCGTTACACCTTTAATGTATTCGAAATTGTTGAAAACATCCGCGCAGTATTTTATAGCGGTTTGGTAAGGGGTATCATCACGACCTTTAATGCTCAGGGCTGTTTCCTTTAATTGAGTTATCCCGTCAAAACTTTCCTGCCGTAAATAATCGATAAAGGGTACTTCAAATTTTAGGGCGCTTAAGCTGTTCCACTGCTCGCTGCTAAACATATCATCCTGTGGCAAAGGCTTCGGAAAAGTTTCTACACTTACCTTCGAAAAGATTTTAAGTTGGGTGTGCGGTTCGTTTTGGGTAAAAGTGCCCACTTCATTGCCGTAATAATCAATAAAAATTTCAATCTCCGGGCTTCCAGAGATATTCAGGTCGTGTTTAACCACTTTCTGAAAATCATCTTTAATTGGAAATAGAATAATCTGATTCGCACTATCCCGAACAGGTAATTCGTACTTATAATTGGTAATATGTTTGATTTTGAAAATTGGCATAATGTTTATTGTTATGTTTTACCACAGATAAAAAGGATAAACACAGATGAGAAATCAGTAAAGGAAAATCATATCTATGTTAATTGTGTCTATCTATGGTTAAAAAACTGTTTATGAATTTGCGAAATAATATTCATTTAGCAGGTTTCCGATGCCGAAGAGTTCGGCCCTGATTTCTGTAAGGTAATGGTGTAATTGCTCTTCGTTCATGGTGTTAACTGAGCTATAGGTAATCATACTTTTTAAGCGTCCTATTTTAAAAGACAGGTTATTGTAGTGTTCGATATTACTTTCGCTCTTTAACCGGTTAAAATATCTTTCAATATTGTTCATCGCATATAATGCCGAACGCGGAAAATCGTTATTAAGCATTACCAGTTCGATAATGTTTTTTGCATCAAATCCCTGGCGATAGGTTTTCAGGTATAATTCATAGCCACCCAATGATAGTAATAAATGTTTCCAATAGGCGATATCAGTCAGCAGGTCAGGATTGTTGCTGATCGAACTGAATTTAATGTCCAGGATATCGATAGATTGGATGCTTCTTTCCAAATGTTTGCCGATTTTCATGAAACTTCTGCTTTCACCACGTTCCATTACGCTGTCGGCTGTGCCATGATATAACATTACCTGTTTAATCAAAACATCCAGGGCTGTTACCGGATCATCTTTTTGTACGTACCACAATAATTTCTCGTCTTTAACCGCATGGTAATATTCGTTTAAACATTGCCATAAGTCTTTGGGGATATGTTCCTGTACGCTCCTTGCATTCTCACGCGCAAGGGTAACGATGTTTAAAATCGAATTCTGGTTATCGCGGTTTAACAGGAGGTATTCGATCACGGCGCGACTATCATGCTGGATATTCAATAGTTCATTTTCGTCATCAGATGAAAAAATCCTGATTACGGGTTTCCAGGTGAATTCCTGTATGGTATCTTGTGAGGAAGCGTAATTTATTTTTAACATACGCAGCATGCCGTCGCTGCGCTCAACATACCTGCTTAACCAATATAGGCTTGATGCCACTCTACTTAACATATTCTGTATTCTAAGAAGTTAAAACCCATGTATCTTTACTGCCACCGCCCTGCGAACTGTTTACCACAAGTGAACCCTCTTTTAAGGCTACCCTGGTTAAGCCTCCCGGAACAATCGAAATACCATCTGGTCCATTTAAGGCGAAGGGGCGGAGGTCTATTCTGCGCGGAGCCAGTTTCCCATTAATAAAACACGGCGCGGAAGACAGGCTGATGGTGGGTTGGGCAATAAAGTTGCGCGGATCTTTCAGTACCTCAATTTTGTATTCATCGGTTTCCTTTTCGCTGGCCGCATGCCCCATTAACATGCCGTAACCCCCACTTCCGTTGGTTTTTTTGATTACCATGGTATTAATGTTTGCAAAAACATAATCAAGCTCATCTTTATTGCTGAGCTGATAGGTGGGTACATTCTTTAATATAGGTTCCTCATTCAGGTAATACCTGATCATATCTGGTACATAGGTGTAAACGGCTTTATCGTCGGCTACGCCATTGCCTACTGCATTAATAATAGCTACATTACCTTTACGGTAAGCACCCATCAGGCCTGCTACGCCCAGTACGCTGTTTGGATTAAATACTAAAGGATCGAGATAATCATCATCCACCCTCCGGTAAATTACATCAACCTGCTGCAGGCCGGTGGTGGTTTTCATAAATACCTTTTGATTTTTAACTACCAGATCACGCCCTTCTACCAATTCTACCCCCATTAAGCGGGCCAGGGTAGTATGTTCGTAATAGGCAGAATTATACATGCCCGGACTCAGCAGTACAATTGTTGGGTTCGAAACTGCTCTGGGAGAGAGACTCATTAAATTTTTATATAATATGGCAGGATATTCGGTTACGCTCCTTACGCCGCACTGCGGAATCAGGTCGGGGAACAGCCTTTTGGTAATTTCCCT
Proteins encoded in this region:
- a CDS encoding FMN-binding glutamate synthase family protein translates to MRKAFVAIAAFLIALTIMLGLYHPFLWWTFIFTGPFVILGIYDLYQPKHSIVRNYPVFGRLRYFMEELRPKVYQYFVESDTNGTPYNRLNRSLIYQRAKKDNDTIPFGTQLNVYDNGYEWLSHSIAAISHHELNLDPRVTVGGPDCKKPYSASIYNISAMSFGSLSQNAILALNGGAKMGNFAHNTGEGGISDYHRQPGGDLIWQIGTGYFGCRNADGTFNYEAYAERAQTDQVKMIEIKLSQGAKPGHGGMLPAKKVTPEVARIRLVPEGKDVLSPPAHSAFNTPIGLLEFVKKLRDLSGGKPVGFKLCIGRKSEFYAICKAMVETGIYPDFITVDGGEGGTGAAPQEFSNSVGMPLREGVAFVYDVLNGFDLKKHIKIIASGKVATGFDLVKNIALGADMCNAARGMMFALGCIQALECNSNTCPTGVATQDQSLMKGLVVEDKTVRVKNFHNLTVASAVELLGAAGLRETHQLSRAYINRRVSPSVMQSYLETFPYIPAGSLLQTPYPTRYELGMALSTSASFAPTDYKVSAVDYAHANPYGDSMHDDGR
- the asnS gene encoding asparagine--tRNA ligase; translation: MIKRQQIKDLLKSTAFDTEVRVMGWVRTFRNNQFIALNDGSCMGNIQVVIDFNNLPDELLKRITTGAAISATGKLIESLGKGQSVEIKATTVEILGDSDPEKFPLQPKKHSLEFLREIAHLRFRTNTFNAVFKVRHALAFAIHQFYNDRGFVYMHTPVITASDAEGAGEMFKVTTLDFDNTPRTEDGKVDFSQDFFARATNLTVSGQLEGELAAMAFGQIYTFGPTFRAENSNTTRHLAEFWMIEPEVAFADLEDNMQLAEDMMKYVIKYALDNCKDELEFLNTRLAEEDKQKPQNERSEFSLLEKLDFCLANEFERLTYTEAIRILKSSKPNQKKQFKYLIDEWGADLQSEHERYLVEKHFKKPVILTDYPADIKSFYMRQNEPDAEGRQTVAAMDILFPGIGEMIGGSQREERLDRLTKRMEDLNIPQDELWWYLDTRRFGSAPHSGFGLGFERLVLFVTGMTNIRDVIAFPRFPKNAEF
- a CDS encoding transglutaminase family protein yields the protein MPIFKIKHITNYKYELPVRDSANQIILFPIKDDFQKVVKHDLNISGSPEIEIFIDYYGNEVGTFTQNEPHTQLKIFSKVSVETFPKPLPQDDMFSSEQWNSLSALKFEVPFIDYLRQESFDGITQLKETALSIKGRDDTPYQTAIKYCADVFNNFEYIKGVTAVDTTIEEILKLKAGVCQDFAHVLTAMLRLTGIPARYVSGYICPNRDGMRGEGATHAWAEAYLPEYGWLGLDPTNNCIVNENHVRLAVGRNFTDCSPVKGVYKGGFEHIMEVNVSVGYNDEDFNDQETYFQPKEVNYSKPTGSIITGRTKNSYQEYMEAMQQQQQQQQQQ
- a CDS encoding alpha-E domain-containing protein: MLSRVASSLYWLSRYVERSDGMLRMLKINYASSQDTIQEFTWKPVIRIFSSDDENELLNIQHDSRAVIEYLLLNRDNQNSILNIVTLARENARSVQEHIPKDLWQCLNEYYHAVKDEKLLWYVQKDDPVTALDVLIKQVMLYHGTADSVMERGESRSFMKIGKHLERSIQSIDILDIKFSSISNNPDLLTDIAYWKHLLLSLGGYELYLKTYRQGFDAKNIIELVMLNNDFPRSALYAMNNIERYFNRLKSESNIEHYNNLSFKIGRLKSMITYSSVNTMNEEQLHHYLTEIRAELFGIGNLLNEYYFANS